The following is a genomic window from Crossiella equi.
CCTGGCCGCGGAGTTCCCGGTCGAGGCCGACCTGGTCATCCCGGTGCCGGAGTCCGGCACCCCGGCCGCCATCGGCTACGCCCAGGCCTCCGGCATCCCGTACGGCCAGGGCCTGGTGAAGAACGCCTACGTGGGCCGCACCTTCATCCAGCCCTCGCAGACCATCCGCCAGCTGGGCATCCGCCTCAAGCTGAACCCGCTGCGCGACGTCATCCGAGGCAAGCGCCTGGTCGTCGTGGACGACTCGATCGTGCGCGGCAACACCCAGCGCGCCCTGGTGCGCATGCTGCGCGAGGCCGGGGCCTACGAGGTGCACGTGCGCATCGCGTCCCCGCCCGTGCGCTGGCCCTGCTTCTACGGCATCGACTTCGCCTCGCGCGCCGAGCTCGTGGCCAACGGCCTGGACATGGACGGCGTGCGCCGCTCGATCGGGGCCGACTCGCTCGGCTACGTCTCGCTGGAGTCGCTGATCGCGGCCACCGAGCAGCCGCGCACCCGGCTGTGCTCGGCCTGCTTCGACGGCGAGTACCCGATCGCGCTGCCGGACGACCTCAAGATCGGCAAGCACCTGCTGGAGAACATCGAGAAGGGCGTGGCCGGTCCGGCTGAGCCCGTCCTGCCGAGCGGGTACGGTGCCGAAGACGCCGTCCGGCGTCCCTGAACCACCACAACCGTCGTCACCTGGATGGAGCTGGAACACCGTGACCGCGCACACCGAAAGCGGCAAGGCCACCTACGCGGCGGCCGGAGTCGACATCGCCGCAGGTGACGAGGCTGTTGAGCAGCTCAAGCCGTGGGCGGCCAAGGCCACCCGGCCGGAGGTGCTCGGCGGCATCGGCGGGTTCGCCGGGCTGTTCCAGCTCAAGCTGGACCGGTGGAAGGAGCCCGTGCTGGCCTCCTCCACCGACGGCGTGGGCACCAAGCTCGCTGTCGCCCAGGCGCTGGACGTGCACGACACCGTCGGCATCGACCTGGTCGCCATGGTCGTCGACGACCTGGTGGTGTGCGGCGCCGAGCCGCTGTTCCTCCAGGACTACATCGCGGTCGGCAAGGTCGTGCCGGAGCGGATCGCCGCGCTGGTCAAGGGCATCGCGGAGGGCTGCGCGCAGGCCGGTTGCGCGCTGCTGGGCGGCGAGACCGCCGAGCACCCGGGCCTGATGGACCCCAGCCACTACGACATGTCCGCCACCGGTGTGGGCGTGGTCGAGGCGGAGAAGCTGCTCACCCCGGACCGCGTGCGCCCGGGTGACGTGGTCATCGCCATGGGGGCCTCGGGGCTGCACTCGAACGGGTACTCCCTGGCCCGGCACGTGCTGCTGGAGATCGCCCGCATGCCCCTTTCGGGGCACGTGGAGGAGTTCGGCCGCACGCTCGGCGAGGAGCTGCTCGAGCCGACCCGCATCTACGCCAAGGACTGCCTCGCCCTGGCCGCGGAGGCCGACGTGCGCACGTTCGCGCACGTCACCGGTGGCGGCCTGGCGGGCAACCTCGGCCGGGTGATCCCCAAGGGCCTCGTCGCCGAGATGGACCGCGGCTCCTGGACCCCCGCGCCGGTGTTCGCGCTCATCGCGCAGCGCGGCCGGGTGGAGCGCGAGGAGATGGAGAAGACCTTCAACATGGGCGTCGGCATGGTCGCCGTGGTCGCGCCCGAGGAGGTCGACCGCGCGCTGGCCGTGCTCACCGCCCGCCACGTGCCCGCCTGGGTGCTCGGCGAGGTCAAGAAGAGTGCCGACAGCGGTGACAAGCCGGAGGAGCGCGCCACCCTTCGGGGTGATCACCCCCGGTTCTGAGCCACCTCTGACAACCTTCCGCGCCTGTCTGCCGTAGTAGCAGCGAGTGCGGAAGGAGGTCGAGGTTGCCGAGCAGCACGCCACGGGTGGAGCAGCTCAGGTCGGTGCTGGCGGTTGAACCGCCACCGCCAACGGTGAGCTGCGCCGATGTCATG
Proteins encoded in this region:
- the purM gene encoding phosphoribosylformylglycinamidine cyclo-ligase — its product is MTAHTESGKATYAAAGVDIAAGDEAVEQLKPWAAKATRPEVLGGIGGFAGLFQLKLDRWKEPVLASSTDGVGTKLAVAQALDVHDTVGIDLVAMVVDDLVVCGAEPLFLQDYIAVGKVVPERIAALVKGIAEGCAQAGCALLGGETAEHPGLMDPSHYDMSATGVGVVEAEKLLTPDRVRPGDVVIAMGASGLHSNGYSLARHVLLEIARMPLSGHVEEFGRTLGEELLEPTRIYAKDCLALAAEADVRTFAHVTGGGLAGNLGRVIPKGLVAEMDRGSWTPAPVFALIAQRGRVEREEMEKTFNMGVGMVAVVAPEEVDRALAVLTARHVPAWVLGEVKKSADSGDKPEERATLRGDHPRF